In Cervus elaphus chromosome 24, mCerEla1.1, whole genome shotgun sequence, a single genomic region encodes these proteins:
- the C24H3orf22 gene encoding uncharacterized protein C3orf22 homolog isoform X3 yields the protein MDPKAPKKSHQGRKSKARMQEKFARKFPYRFSWLMGTSSELLQPWELTKMSSLLREQLPLQKTLLPTRSIPVRGLGAPDFLPPSCLQPPLSPPRNLWELALLTRRFPRPAAPPPAPRSPALHHLSLGHSAPRRS from the exons ATGGACCCGAAGGCCCCTAAGAAGTCCCACCAGGGACGGAAGAGTAAGGCCAGGATGCAGGAGAAGTTTGCCAGGAAGTTTCCATACAG GTTCTCCTGGCTGATGGGGACCAGCTCAGAGCTCCTGCAGCCCTGGGAACTCACGAAGATGAGCAGCTTGCTGAGGGAGCAGCTGCCCCTGCAGAAGACGCTGCTGCCCACAAGGTCCATCCCCGTCCGAGG GCTGGGGGCCCCAgatttcctgcctccctcctgcctccagccGCCACTATCGCCGCCAAGAAACCTCTGGGAGCTGGCGCTGCTGACCCGCCGCTTCCCCAGGCCAGCAgctcccccgcccgccccccggaGTCCCGCTCTGCACCACCTGTCTCTGGGCCACTCGGCCCCCAGGCGCTCGTGA
- the C24H3orf22 gene encoding uncharacterized protein C3orf22 homolog isoform X2: protein MATWPLVKQEGAGVGPGPQGCKSAALPDLSSAASELCGLRASHLPLVCLSVKCPSNTCLPARFPSVESPCAWLGRSPQGPTARRFSWLMGTSSELLQPWELTKMSSLLREQLPLQKTLLPTRSIPVRGRHYRRQETSGSWRC, encoded by the exons ATGGCCACGTGGCCCTTAGTGAAGCAAGAGGGCGCTGGGGTGGGGCCCGGCCCACAGGGCTGCAAGTCAGCCGCCCTCCCAGACCTCAGCTCCGCTGCTTCCGAGCTGTGTGGTCTCCGGGCAAGTCACTTGCCCTTGGTCTGCCTGTCCGTAAAGTGTCCCAGCAACACCTGCCTCCCAGCACGGTTCCCGAGTGTTGAGAGCCCCTGCGCATGGCTGGGCCGCAGCCCCCAAGGCCCCACTGCCCGCAGGTTCTCCTGGCTGATGGGGACCAGCTCAGAGCTCCTGCAGCCCTGGGAACTCACGAAGATGAGCAGCTTGCTGAGGGAGCAGCTGCCCCTGCAGAAGACGCTGCTGCCCACAAGGTCCATCCCCGTCCGAGG ccGCCACTATCGCCGCCAAGAAACCTCTGGGAGCTGGCGCTGCTGA
- the C24H3orf22 gene encoding uncharacterized protein C3orf22 homolog isoform X1 → MATWPLVKQEGAGVGPGPQGCKSAALPDLSSAASELCGLRASHLPLVCLSVKCPSNTCLPARFPSVESPCAWLGRSPQGPTARRFSWLMGTSSELLQPWELTKMSSLLREQLPLQKTLLPTRSIPVRGLGAPDFLPPSCLQPPLSPPRNLWELALLTRRFPRPAAPPPAPRSPALHHLSLGHSAPRRS, encoded by the exons ATGGCCACGTGGCCCTTAGTGAAGCAAGAGGGCGCTGGGGTGGGGCCCGGCCCACAGGGCTGCAAGTCAGCCGCCCTCCCAGACCTCAGCTCCGCTGCTTCCGAGCTGTGTGGTCTCCGGGCAAGTCACTTGCCCTTGGTCTGCCTGTCCGTAAAGTGTCCCAGCAACACCTGCCTCCCAGCACGGTTCCCGAGTGTTGAGAGCCCCTGCGCATGGCTGGGCCGCAGCCCCCAAGGCCCCACTGCCCGCAGGTTCTCCTGGCTGATGGGGACCAGCTCAGAGCTCCTGCAGCCCTGGGAACTCACGAAGATGAGCAGCTTGCTGAGGGAGCAGCTGCCCCTGCAGAAGACGCTGCTGCCCACAAGGTCCATCCCCGTCCGAGG GCTGGGGGCCCCAgatttcctgcctccctcctgcctccagccGCCACTATCGCCGCCAAGAAACCTCTGGGAGCTGGCGCTGCTGACCCGCCGCTTCCCCAGGCCAGCAgctcccccgcccgccccccggaGTCCCGCTCTGCACCACCTGTCTCTGGGCCACTCGGCCCCCAGGCGCTCGTGA
- the CHST13 gene encoding carbohydrate sulfotransferase 13, translating to MTRRCGRRRALAAACLGAALLLLGAAPRALRPAFESSAVGTSWFGGKGRSPLQMLYDLDQGPRSALAEVHRQRRELLRRACSRHTRRQHLLRPEDLRHVLVDDARGLLYCYVPKVACTNWKRVLLALSGRGPSDPRAIPAPEAHAPGLLPSLADFSPAEVNRRLRAYLAFLFVREPFERLASAYRNKLQRPWGAAFQRRFGTDIVRRLRPRPSPDALARGHDVRFSEFLAYLLDPRTRRDGPLNEHWERAHALCHPCRLRYDVVGKFETLAEDAAFVLGLAGAPGLRFPEPPPGARAAARDRAERLFRDISPFYQRRLFGLYKMDFLLFNYSVPSYLRLR from the exons ATGACGAGGCGCTGCGGGCGGCGGCGCGCACTGGCGGCCGCGTGTCTGGGGGCCGCGCTCCTGCTGCTGGGCGCCGCGCCCCGCGCCCTGCGCCCTG CGTTCGAGAGCAGCGCAGTGGGCACCAGCTGGTTTGGCGGGAAGGGGAGGAGCCCCTTGCAGATGCTCTACGACCTGGACCAG GGCCCACGCTCTGCCCTGGCCGAGGTGCACCGGCAGCGGCGAGAGCTGCTGCGCCGCGCCTGCAGCCGCCACACCCGGCGGCAGCACCTGCTGCGGCCCGAGGACCTGCGGCACGTGCTGGTGGACGACGCGCGCGGCCTGCTCTACTGCTACGTGCCCAAGGTGGCCTGCACCAACTGGAAGCGCGTGCTGCTAGCGCTGAGCGGCCGCGGCCCCAGCGACCCGCGCGCCATCCCCGCGCCCGAGGCGCACGCGCCCGGCCTCCTGCCCTCGCTGGCCGACTTCAGCCCGGCCGAGGTCAACCGGCGTCTGCGCGCCTACCTGGCCTTCCTCTTCGTGCGCGAGCCCTTCGAGCGCCTGGCCTCGGCCTACCGCAACAAGCTGCAGCGGCCCTGGGGCGCCGCCTTCCAGCGCCGCTTTGGCACCGACATCGTGCGGCGCCTGCGGCCGCGCCCAAGCCCAGACGCGCTGGCCCGCGGCCACGACGTGCGCTTCTCCGAGTTCCTGGCCTACCTGCTGGACCCGCGCACGCGCCGCGACGGGCCCCTGAACGAGCACTGGGAGCGCGCCCACGCGCTCTGCCACCCGTGCCGCCTGCGCTACGATGTGGTGGGCAAGTTCGAGACGCTGGCCGAGGACGCGGCCTTCGTGCTGGGCCTCGCGGGCGCACCCGGCCTGCGCTTCCCGGAGCCGCCGCCAGGGGCCAGGGCCGCCGCGCGCGACCGGGCCGAGCGCCTCTTCCGCGACATCAGCCCCTTCTACCAGCGGCGCCTCTTCGGCCTCTACAAGATGGACTTCCTGCTCTTCAACTACTCCGTCCCCTCCTACCTGCGGCTGCGCTAG